A DNA window from Gigantopelta aegis isolate Gae_Host chromosome 4, Gae_host_genome, whole genome shotgun sequence contains the following coding sequences:
- the LOC121370966 gene encoding uncharacterized protein LOC121370966 has translation MKCRTKQNNCTCATTVIVFIMIGTLASIVQGDRLSACFNSSKKSIDISCGAGSMVRILKAFYGYSPTEMCEFREGDCILPEYEDYPCVGRESCSINLPTGMYGSLIKSCGRYSNYFQVEYECVAAAVTHDLCSAPRLTEQSGYIATPRYPNNYHKQMSCKTIIQVDPSQRILLHIIDLELLQKGKTDCADWMYFNDKFHTITLCGRRANDTYKTFGNYLEIELHTSGPNTSKGFWLYYEAFPALTSSTDSSLKMTAKPKTGSQNRRTSTSTILKSLTTKTTEPTHTPIPVYRVTPAQKSLPFAEIAGGVIGTLTLILIILLALLLVKWIKDRRYQQDKALFLDHRNPAFRESGDFNRCSIDSDYYHC, from the exons ATGAAGTGCAGAACGAAACAGAACAACTGCACCTGTGCCACAACAGTGATAGTGTTTATTATGATTGGAACACTTGCATCCATAGTTCAAG GTGACCGACTTTCAGCGTGTTttaacagctcaaagaaatccATCGACATCTCGTGTGGGGCCGGTTCAATGGTGCGGATCCTCAAGGCCTTCTATGGTTACAGTCCCACAGAGATGTGCGAGTTCCGGGAGGGGGACTGCATCCTCCCTGAGTACGAAGACTACCCATGTGTGGGGCGGGAGTCGTGCAGTATTAACCTGCCCACCGGCATGTATGGGAGTCTCATCAAGTCGTGCGGCCGATACAGCAACTACTTCCAGGTGGAATACGAGTGTGTCGCAG CTGCAGTAACACATGACCTGTGCAGCGCGCCACGCCTCACTGAACAAAGCGGGTACATTGCCACACCACGCTACCCCAACAACTACCACAAGCAGATGAGCTGCAAAACCATCATCCAGGTGGACCCCTCACAGAGGATTCTACTGCACATCATCGATCTTGAACTGCTACAAAAAGGCAAGACAGACTGTGCCGACTGGATGTACTTCAATGACAAGTTCCACACCATCACCCTGTGTGGACGCCGTGCCAACGACACGTACAAGACGTTTGGGAACTATCTCGAGATCGAGCTACACACGAGTGGACCCAACACTAGCAAAGGCTTCTGGCTGTATTATGAAG CTTTCCCTGCTTTGACATCCAGCACTGACAGCAGCCTGAAGATGACAGCCAAGCCAAAGACAGGTTCACAAAACAGACGTACCAGCACGTCGACCATCTTGAAATCACTGACGACAAAAACAACAGAGCCAACCCACACACCAATACCAGTGTACAGAGTCACGCCAGCTCAGAAGTCATTACCTTTTG ctGAAATTGCCGGTGGCGTGATTGGAACGCTGACTCTTATACTCATTATTCTACTGGCTTTACTGCTCGTTAAGTG GATAAAAGACAGACGCTACCAGCAAGACAAGGCCCTCTTTCTGGATCATCGAAATCCCGCGTTCCGTGAGAGTGGCGACTTCAACCGATGTAGCATTGACTCAGACTACTACCACTGTTGA